One Nocardioides aromaticivorans genomic window carries:
- a CDS encoding AAA family ATPase has product MTQFDPYAKPLPISEPDPQSLQQLIFGNEEEEAYRKVRARKRAEERYAEEHREHFAGVAGRSLRDLHLCPPPDIEWTIEKLAARGSIVFALGTFKSGKSSLVVNLLRSLADGAAFLGTYPVRQVNGKIGYFDFEMGIAETYDRLRRIGCANDEKVLVYDLVAAGFDLMADSSYEWIRSEINAAGLEIIVLDALRHIAKKKDGNNDSEIQAIFTRLERLRKDCSSLEDIFIPAHTAKGDSARPGDDISVLGSAAWDGGAQYRWGSYRTRTKEGWRYSFCLLPSRRTDPEAARPRDLSMDENGVLSLGAAGDAVANERKRTQEARRSSITAFVSANEPTSKNKIHAAVGGGRVETLALISSMHGNDLWIDESERTPKVWTFQSFVNKPRGATGL; this is encoded by the coding sequence ATGACCCAGTTCGACCCCTACGCGAAACCGCTTCCGATTTCGGAACCCGACCCGCAAAGTCTCCAACAGTTGATCTTCGGTAACGAAGAGGAGGAAGCCTACCGGAAGGTTCGCGCCCGAAAGCGGGCTGAAGAGCGTTACGCGGAAGAGCACCGGGAACACTTTGCCGGTGTAGCGGGCCGCTCGCTCCGCGATTTACATCTGTGTCCTCCGCCCGACATCGAGTGGACCATCGAAAAGCTGGCGGCACGTGGGTCCATTGTGTTCGCGCTAGGGACGTTCAAATCTGGAAAGTCGTCGCTTGTCGTCAATCTCCTCAGGTCGCTCGCGGACGGTGCAGCATTTCTCGGAACCTATCCAGTGCGCCAAGTGAATGGAAAGATCGGCTATTTCGACTTTGAGATGGGAATAGCCGAGACCTACGATCGATTGCGTCGAATAGGATGCGCAAACGACGAGAAGGTTCTTGTGTATGACCTCGTGGCAGCTGGCTTCGACCTCATGGCCGATTCTTCTTATGAATGGATCAGAAGCGAGATCAACGCCGCAGGTCTCGAGATCATCGTACTTGACGCTCTCCGACACATCGCGAAAAAGAAGGACGGCAACAACGATAGTGAGATCCAAGCCATCTTCACCCGGCTCGAGCGGCTCAGGAAGGACTGTTCGTCGTTGGAGGACATCTTCATTCCAGCTCACACCGCCAAGGGCGACTCTGCGAGGCCAGGTGATGACATCTCGGTCTTGGGATCGGCGGCGTGGGACGGGGGCGCTCAGTATCGTTGGGGGTCTTACAGAACCAGGACCAAGGAGGGATGGCGGTACTCCTTCTGCCTCCTGCCTTCGAGGAGAACCGATCCTGAGGCCGCCCGCCCGCGCGACTTGTCAATGGATGAGAATGGCGTTCTAAGCTTAGGCGCGGCGGGCGACGCCGTCGCGAACGAGCGAAAGCGCACGCAGGAAGCTCGCAGATCGTCCATCACTGCGTTCGTGTCGGCCAACGAACCGACGAGCAAGAACAAGATCCATGCGGCGGTCGGCGGAGGGCGCGTCGAGACACTTGCGCTCATCAGCTCGATGCACGGCAATGACTTGTGGATTGACGAGAGTGAGCGCACGCCGAAGGTCTGGACCTTCCAGAGCTTCGTCAACAAGCCACGCGGCGCAACTGGCCTGTAG
- a CDS encoding aminotransferase class IV yields MRVWINGELLSDPKAPAVPVTDHGLTVGDAVFEAVKVVDGQPFALQRHLDRLESSAAGLGLVGLDVDDVRRGVGAVLEGEPIALGRLRITVTGGNAPLGSGRGSDPLTVIVVASPMDPAPETTAVVTVPWPRNERGALAGLKTTSYAENVVALAQAQAAGASEAVFANLAGNLCEGTGTNVFYVVDGEVRTPTLASGCLAGVTRALLIEWFGATEVDEPIEVAAGADEIFLVSTTRDVQGVHRWDDRTLEAPGPVTKAAAQAWRDNEAALIGLDR; encoded by the coding sequence ATGCGCGTGTGGATCAACGGTGAGCTGCTGTCCGACCCCAAGGCCCCGGCGGTGCCGGTGACCGACCACGGCCTCACGGTCGGGGACGCGGTCTTCGAGGCGGTCAAGGTGGTGGACGGCCAGCCGTTCGCACTGCAGCGCCACCTCGACCGGCTGGAGTCCTCGGCGGCCGGGCTCGGCCTGGTGGGCCTCGACGTCGACGACGTACGACGCGGGGTCGGCGCCGTGCTGGAGGGCGAGCCGATCGCGCTCGGCCGGCTGCGGATCACCGTCACGGGCGGGAATGCGCCGCTGGGGAGTGGGCGGGGCAGCGACCCGCTGACGGTCATCGTGGTGGCGAGCCCGATGGACCCGGCGCCGGAGACGACGGCTGTCGTCACCGTGCCGTGGCCCCGCAACGAGCGCGGGGCGCTGGCGGGGCTGAAGACGACGTCGTACGCGGAGAACGTCGTGGCGCTCGCCCAGGCCCAGGCGGCCGGCGCGAGCGAGGCCGTCTTCGCCAACCTGGCCGGCAACCTGTGCGAGGGCACCGGGACCAACGTGTTCTACGTGGTCGACGGGGAGGTGCGGACGCCGACCCTGGCGAGCGGCTGCCTCGCGGGGGTCACCCGCGCGCTGCTGATCGAGTGGTTCGGCGCGACCGAGGTCGACGAGCCGATCGAGGTCGCGGCGGGCGCTGACGAGATCTTCCTCGTCTCGACCACGCGCGACGTGCAGGGCGTGCACCGCTGGGACGACCGCACGCTCGAGGCGCCGGGACCCGTGACGAAGGCCGCCGCTCAGGCGTGGCGCGACAACGAGGCCGCGCTCATCGGCCTGGATCGCTGA
- a CDS encoding HNH endonuclease family protein produces MSRSRILSPVTRLALAASALLVVVLGLQPAPAQAATTFSGTIAQGIAQIPTAAESNSGYDRALFPHWVDANGDCQNTRAEVLISEADAAVTYTSSSKCTVASGRWFSYYDRATWTSAADIDIDHMVPLAEAWGSGARSWTTSRRQAYANDLGDYRTLVGVTDNVNQSKGDQDPSTWLPTYDKCRYVAEWVAVKIRWGLSADSAEKSVLNSYAASCSNTITVTTA; encoded by the coding sequence ATGTCGCGCTCTCGGATCCTCTCCCCCGTCACCCGGCTCGCCCTGGCCGCCAGCGCGCTGCTGGTCGTCGTCCTCGGCCTGCAGCCCGCACCGGCCCAGGCCGCCACCACCTTCTCCGGCACGATCGCCCAGGGCATCGCGCAGATCCCGACGGCGGCGGAGAGCAACTCCGGCTACGACCGGGCCCTGTTCCCGCACTGGGTCGACGCCAACGGCGACTGCCAGAACACCCGCGCCGAGGTCCTCATCAGCGAGGCCGACGCCGCCGTCACCTACACCTCGTCGAGCAAGTGCACGGTCGCCAGCGGTCGGTGGTTCTCCTACTACGACCGAGCGACGTGGACGAGTGCCGCCGACATCGACATCGACCACATGGTCCCGTTGGCCGAGGCGTGGGGGTCCGGTGCACGCAGCTGGACGACCTCGCGCCGGCAGGCGTACGCCAACGACCTCGGCGACTACCGCACGCTCGTCGGCGTCACCGACAACGTCAACCAGTCCAAGGGCGACCAGGATCCCTCGACGTGGCTGCCGACCTACGACAAGTGCCGCTACGTCGCCGAGTGGGTGGCGGTGAAGATCCGCTGGGGACTGAGTGCCGACTCCGCCGAGAAGAGCGTGCTCAACAGCTACGCCGCCAGCTGCTCCAACACGATCACGGTCACCACCGCCTGA
- a CDS encoding excalibur calcium-binding domain-containing protein, with translation MISRRIVSAVAATALALPVVALSAPQADAAGLTYSSCAKLTRVYPHGVAKSATAAAKQVRQGYGRPSTTARAKRVYSANYRNLDRDRDGTACER, from the coding sequence ATGATCTCCCGACGCATCGTCTCGGCCGTCGCCGCCACCGCCCTCGCCCTCCCCGTCGTCGCGCTCTCCGCGCCGCAGGCCGACGCTGCCGGCCTCACCTACTCCAGCTGCGCCAAGCTCACCCGCGTCTACCCGCACGGCGTCGCCAAGAGCGCGACGGCGGCGGCCAAGCAGGTCCGCCAGGGCTACGGCCGCCCCTCGACGACGGCCCGGGCCAAGAGGGTCTACTCGGCCAACTACAGGAACCTCGACCGCGACCGCGACGGCACCGCCTGCGAGCGCTGA
- a CDS encoding helix-turn-helix transcriptional regulator, translated as MSSSTFGDATARRVVLVSDRRLVGQAIAAALKAQGFLPAVLEWPERRRMMVYRRQLDFTGARVGLVMCDLRTPDLLRDVELLVSWRPVRWLVLTDSPVGARWGTVLSAGAVGVLPTSTTTAGLNVALRETLAGRSPTPDSVRTRAVRAWENVADEQRDLIRRMELLTHREYEVLGFLYDGIGVKAIAEASGVAEATVRSQVKSLRRKLGAESQLAAVAMYRRSLDVFPRSRS; from the coding sequence GTGTCGTCGTCGACATTCGGTGATGCGACCGCACGCCGGGTCGTGCTGGTGTCCGACCGGAGACTGGTCGGCCAGGCGATCGCTGCGGCGCTGAAGGCGCAGGGCTTCCTCCCCGCCGTCCTCGAGTGGCCGGAGCGACGACGGATGATGGTCTACCGGAGACAGCTCGACTTCACCGGTGCCCGGGTCGGGCTGGTCATGTGCGACCTGCGCACCCCTGACCTCCTGCGCGACGTCGAGCTCCTCGTGTCGTGGCGGCCGGTGCGCTGGCTCGTCCTCACCGACAGTCCCGTGGGAGCCCGTTGGGGGACGGTGCTGTCGGCGGGCGCGGTGGGGGTGTTGCCGACGAGCACCACCACGGCGGGGCTGAACGTCGCCCTCCGCGAGACCCTCGCCGGCCGCTCGCCCACCCCCGACTCCGTGCGGACCCGGGCCGTCCGGGCGTGGGAGAACGTCGCCGACGAGCAGCGCGACCTGATCCGCCGCATGGAGCTGCTGACCCATCGGGAGTACGAGGTGCTCGGCTTCCTGTACGACGGCATCGGGGTCAAGGCCATCGCGGAGGCGTCGGGGGTGGCGGAGGCGACGGTGCGCAGCCAGGTGAAGTCGCTGCGCCGCAAGCTCGGAGCGGAGTCGCAGCTGGCGGCCGTCGCCATGTACCGCAGGTCGCTCGACGTCTTCCCGAGGTCACGGTCGTGA
- a CDS encoding competence protein CoiA family protein has translation MPCCGSAASVVIPQDLLLRQKHFRHHRIRTEPANDWCDEFDNRSPAHIKLQELVYRLALEAGWGAEIEAWGPHRRWVADVLLTPPWADDSSNVKGRVAAEIQLSPQAPEEYLRRSRRYLDDGVRPVWLVGPGATPHLETEFTRGGLFAEVHEDLDGYLVAPLRSANNLSWRPLGHLLKLLDGTSRLRLNHRRAYNQPPALPSRRTTSTTSAPVARSAPLRNRPARRSAPVKVKPVWGQDDSRLSTGATAPSCKVPRQHAPGWFQVRLGNSWCEICEATYRTWQPVPCGETGHPCTHGQAGGGASPSGWTVTLGLRSEVSRLRTTSTQVMATPTEAGGWACPNGHPLEIGDIERWHTFGVRLDSGTQLELF, from the coding sequence ATGCCCTGCTGTGGTTCCGCTGCCTCCGTCGTCATTCCGCAGGACCTACTCCTTCGGCAGAAGCACTTCCGGCATCACCGGATACGTACGGAACCAGCAAACGATTGGTGCGATGAGTTCGATAACAGGAGCCCGGCTCACATCAAGCTTCAAGAGCTCGTGTATCGGTTGGCTCTTGAGGCCGGCTGGGGTGCTGAGATCGAGGCCTGGGGCCCCCACCGGCGCTGGGTCGCAGATGTCCTCCTCACACCGCCATGGGCTGACGATTCGTCGAACGTCAAGGGCCGCGTGGCGGCCGAGATCCAGCTTTCCCCGCAGGCGCCTGAGGAGTACCTCCGCCGGTCTCGGCGCTACCTGGACGACGGCGTTCGCCCTGTATGGCTGGTAGGGCCGGGGGCGACTCCGCACCTAGAGACAGAGTTCACCAGGGGCGGCCTCTTCGCGGAGGTCCACGAGGACTTGGACGGATACCTCGTCGCACCTCTTCGCTCGGCAAACAACCTGTCATGGCGACCGTTAGGTCACCTATTGAAGCTTCTGGACGGAACGTCCCGGCTCCGCCTGAATCATCGCCGCGCATACAACCAGCCTCCTGCCCTGCCCTCGCGGCGGACAACAAGCACGACGTCGGCGCCCGTCGCGAGGAGTGCGCCACTACGCAACCGTCCTGCTCGTCGATCCGCGCCGGTCAAAGTGAAACCGGTATGGGGGCAGGACGACAGCCGCTTGTCGACCGGGGCAACCGCACCCTCCTGCAAAGTGCCGCGGCAGCACGCGCCAGGATGGTTCCAAGTGAGGCTCGGCAATTCCTGGTGTGAGATCTGCGAAGCCACCTACCGCACCTGGCAGCCAGTACCGTGCGGTGAGACCGGACATCCATGTACGCATGGGCAGGCAGGCGGAGGCGCTTCCCCAAGCGGCTGGACCGTGACGCTGGGACTTCGCAGTGAGGTTTCGCGTCTGCGGACAACCTCGACCCAGGTCATGGCGACGCCAACGGAAGCTGGCGGGTGGGCTTGCCCGAACGGTCATCCTCTAGAAATCGGTGACATCGAAAGGTGGCACACCTTCGGGGTCAGGTTGGACTCCGGCACCCAGCTCGAGCTCTTTTGA
- a CDS encoding GAF domain-containing protein gives MATHDLAMRARDLVRIHDAVLSGSAPPERPRAVVARSWSRVIGLGIDPDGRNGRDPLSPADVDERRRSSRLALVIDEIRELLLSAADASNYLVVVTDADGILLWRSGSPRVKRQADGLGFAEGALWTEGSVGTNAIGTALEEGAPVQLFAAEHFERAQLPWYCTASPIHDPIDGSLLGIVDVSGPALTLHPAIEALVTASVRLAEARLWRHHEERLEQLRRTAEPLLSGANGPLLVVDDHGWVAAHQGVSVRDRVDAPRADRAVAVPGLGLCLPERLRGGWLIRPQSGETVLRATLDLSTTPAMLEVRGGEAPWRVALSPRHADVLAALAAAGRGGLTAGVLSHRLYGDGEHQVTVRAEISRMRKALGALLATNPYRLGDGVELSVVSDPGR, from the coding sequence ATGGCCACGCACGACCTCGCGATGCGGGCCCGCGACCTGGTCCGGATCCACGACGCGGTGCTCTCCGGCTCCGCGCCGCCCGAGCGGCCGCGGGCCGTGGTGGCGCGCTCGTGGAGCCGGGTGATCGGCCTCGGCATCGACCCGGACGGCCGCAACGGCCGCGACCCGCTGTCGCCCGCGGACGTCGACGAGCGCCGCCGGAGCTCGCGGCTGGCGCTGGTGATCGACGAGATCCGGGAGCTGCTGCTCAGCGCCGCCGACGCGTCGAACTACCTGGTCGTCGTCACCGACGCCGACGGCATCCTGCTGTGGCGCAGCGGCTCGCCGCGGGTCAAGCGGCAGGCCGACGGGCTCGGCTTCGCCGAGGGCGCGCTGTGGACCGAGGGCAGCGTCGGCACCAACGCGATCGGCACTGCGCTCGAGGAGGGTGCGCCGGTCCAACTCTTCGCGGCCGAGCACTTCGAGCGGGCCCAGCTGCCCTGGTACTGCACCGCCTCCCCCATCCACGACCCCATCGACGGCTCCCTGCTCGGGATCGTCGACGTCAGCGGTCCGGCCCTCACGCTGCACCCCGCGATCGAGGCGCTGGTGACGGCGTCGGTCCGGCTCGCGGAGGCCCGGCTGTGGCGCCACCACGAGGAGCGCCTCGAGCAGCTGCGGCGTACGGCCGAGCCGTTGCTGTCCGGTGCCAACGGCCCGCTGCTCGTCGTCGACGACCACGGCTGGGTGGCGGCCCACCAGGGCGTGTCCGTGCGCGACCGGGTGGACGCGCCGCGGGCCGACCGGGCGGTCGCCGTACCCGGCCTCGGGCTGTGCCTGCCGGAGCGGTTGCGGGGCGGCTGGCTGATCCGGCCCCAGTCCGGCGAGACCGTGCTGCGGGCGACCCTGGACCTCTCCACGACGCCCGCGATGCTGGAGGTGCGCGGCGGTGAGGCACCGTGGCGGGTGGCGCTGTCGCCGCGGCACGCCGACGTCCTCGCAGCGCTGGCCGCGGCCGGACGCGGCGGGCTCACCGCCGGCGTCCTCAGCCACCGCCTGTACGGCGACGGGGAGCACCAGGTGACCGTGCGCGCCGAGATCTCGCGGATGCGCAAGGCGCTCGGCGCGCTGCTCGCGACGAACCCCTACCGGCTCGGCGACGGCGTCGAGCTCAGCGTCGTCAGCGATCCAGGCCGATGA
- a CDS encoding potassium channel family protein: MTDETHDDRVRAWERHSEVPLLLLAVAFLVAYAWPILDPRLEPDLETTLTAVSWTVWAAFAIDFGIRVALAKHRASYARRHWYDVALIALPMLRPLRLLRALAFARILNRTFTRNLAGRVTTYVIGTALAACALGAIAVLDAERDAPDANITSIGDALWWATTTVTTVGYGDRFPVTTEGRLIAVALMVVGIAVVGSVTAAVAAWLVANVEREA, from the coding sequence GTGACCGACGAGACGCACGACGACCGGGTCCGGGCATGGGAGCGACACAGCGAGGTGCCGCTGCTCCTGCTCGCGGTGGCCTTCCTGGTCGCCTACGCATGGCCGATCCTCGACCCGCGGCTCGAGCCCGACCTGGAGACGACCCTGACGGCCGTCTCCTGGACGGTCTGGGCAGCCTTCGCCATCGACTTCGGCATCCGGGTCGCCCTGGCCAAGCATCGTGCCTCCTACGCCCGCCGGCACTGGTACGACGTCGCACTGATCGCGCTCCCGATGCTCCGCCCGCTTCGCCTACTGCGCGCCTTGGCGTTCGCACGGATCCTCAACCGGACCTTCACCCGCAACCTGGCCGGGCGCGTCACGACGTACGTCATCGGCACCGCACTCGCAGCATGTGCCCTCGGGGCGATCGCCGTGCTGGACGCCGAGCGGGACGCTCCGGACGCCAACATCACGAGCATCGGCGACGCGCTCTGGTGGGCGACCACCACCGTCACGACGGTCGGCTACGGCGACCGCTTCCCCGTGACCACGGAAGGACGGCTGATCGCCGTGGCGCTCATGGTCGTGGGCATCGCCGTCGTCGGCTCGGTCACCGCAGCCGTGGCGGCATGGCTGGTCGCCAACGTCGAGCGCGAGGCGTAG
- a CDS encoding flavin-containing monooxygenase — protein sequence MTQLDDRPVTTADTTPAPDPATAWFAAFEDALAARDIDRASGLFAATSFWRDLIAFSWNLTTVENPDGVADLLAATLDRVDPSGFRLTEPAATADGVTTAWFEFETAVGRGRGLVRIVDEDGPKAWTFLTTLFELKGHEEPKGVRRPMGAEHGANKERVTWLEKRQAEDAALGVDTQPYVLVVGGGQGGIALGARLRQLGVPALVIDKHPRPGDQWRNRYKSLCLHDPVWYDHLPYLKFPDNWPVFAPKDKVGDWLEFYTRVMEVPYWSNTVATNASYDEDAGEWTVHLQREGKPLVLKPTHLVMATGMSGKANIPSYPGADVFQGEQHHSSQHPGPDAYAGKKVVVVGSNNSAFDICGALWEHGADVTMVQRSSTHIVKSDTLMDIGLGDLYSERALENGVTTEKADLIFASLPYKIMHEFQIPLYDQMRERDKDFYDRMEAAGFDLDWGDDGSGLFMKYLRRGSGYYIDVGAAELVANRDVKLAKGQVDHLTETSVVLADGTELPADLVVYATGYGSMNGWAADLINQEVADKVGKVWGLGSDTTKDPGPWEGEQRNMWKPTQQENLWFHGGNLHQSRHYSLYLALQLKARHAGIDTPVHRLQEVHHLG from the coding sequence ATGACCCAGCTCGACGACCGGCCCGTCACGACGGCCGACACCACCCCAGCTCCGGACCCCGCCACCGCCTGGTTCGCGGCCTTCGAGGACGCCCTCGCCGCCCGCGACATCGACCGCGCCTCCGGCCTCTTCGCCGCCACCAGCTTCTGGCGCGACCTGATCGCCTTCTCCTGGAACCTCACCACCGTCGAGAACCCCGACGGCGTCGCGGACCTGCTCGCCGCCACCCTCGACCGGGTCGACCCGTCCGGCTTCCGGCTCACCGAGCCGGCGGCCACGGCGGACGGCGTCACCACGGCCTGGTTCGAGTTCGAGACCGCGGTCGGTCGCGGGCGCGGGCTGGTGCGCATCGTCGACGAGGACGGTCCGAAGGCGTGGACCTTCCTGACCACCCTCTTCGAGCTCAAGGGCCACGAGGAGCCCAAGGGCGTACGACGCCCGATGGGCGCCGAGCACGGCGCGAACAAGGAGCGGGTGACCTGGCTCGAGAAGCGCCAGGCCGAGGACGCCGCGCTCGGCGTCGACACCCAGCCCTACGTGCTGGTGGTCGGCGGCGGCCAGGGCGGCATCGCCCTCGGCGCGCGGCTGCGCCAGCTCGGCGTACCGGCGCTCGTCATCGACAAGCACCCGCGCCCCGGCGACCAGTGGCGCAACCGCTACAAGTCGCTGTGCCTGCACGACCCGGTCTGGTACGACCACCTGCCGTACCTCAAGTTCCCCGACAACTGGCCGGTCTTCGCGCCGAAGGACAAGGTCGGCGACTGGCTCGAGTTCTACACGCGGGTCATGGAGGTGCCCTACTGGTCCAACACGGTCGCCACCAACGCGTCCTACGACGAGGACGCGGGGGAGTGGACCGTCCACCTCCAGCGCGAGGGCAAGCCGCTGGTGCTCAAGCCGACCCACCTGGTGATGGCGACCGGCATGTCCGGCAAGGCCAACATCCCGAGCTACCCCGGCGCGGACGTGTTCCAGGGCGAGCAGCACCACTCCTCGCAGCACCCCGGCCCGGACGCCTACGCCGGCAAGAAGGTCGTGGTCGTCGGCAGCAACAACTCCGCGTTCGACATCTGCGGCGCGCTCTGGGAGCACGGCGCCGACGTGACGATGGTGCAGCGCTCGTCGACCCACATCGTCAAGAGCGACACCCTGATGGACATCGGCCTGGGCGACCTCTACTCGGAGCGTGCGCTCGAGAACGGCGTCACCACCGAGAAGGCCGACCTGATCTTCGCCTCGCTGCCCTACAAGATCATGCACGAGTTCCAGATCCCGCTCTACGACCAGATGCGCGAGCGCGACAAGGACTTCTACGACCGGATGGAGGCCGCCGGCTTCGACCTCGACTGGGGCGACGACGGGTCCGGCCTGTTCATGAAGTACCTGCGCCGTGGCTCCGGCTACTACATCGACGTCGGTGCCGCCGAGCTGGTGGCGAACCGCGACGTGAAGCTCGCCAAGGGTCAGGTCGACCACCTGACCGAGACGTCCGTGGTCCTCGCCGACGGCACCGAGCTGCCGGCCGACCTGGTCGTCTACGCCACCGGCTACGGCTCGATGAACGGCTGGGCCGCCGACCTGATCAACCAGGAGGTCGCGGACAAGGTCGGCAAGGTGTGGGGCCTGGGCTCCGACACCACCAAGGACCCCGGTCCGTGGGAGGGCGAGCAGCGCAACATGTGGAAGCCGACCCAGCAGGAGAACCTCTGGTTCCACGGCGGCAACCTGCACCAGTCGCGCCACTACTCGCTCTACCTGGCCCTCCAGCTGAAGGCCCGCCACGCCGGCATCGACACCCCGGTGCACCGCCTGCAGGAGGTGCACCACCTGGGCTGA
- a CDS encoding Dyp-type peroxidase, translating into MGVPQNGIFAFGTSAHGYFELDLAPGAVAADVVAAVADHLLSETSMQAVNLVAGFRPELWATVAPGRMPAEVTGFTEPVVGPDGFTLPATQHDIGVWISGPAPDAVFDGGVEIVTALAGKAVLVAETMGWSYHRDYDLTGFIDGTENPKQSEAPSRVLVAPGEPGAGGSVLLLQQWAHETADWMSLGVTDQEAVIGRTKADSVELDDRPATSHAARTDQDEYGTILRRNTAYGTVLDHGTMFVGFSATRSTLHAMLRSMAGLDGPRDALTRYTRPLTGAYYFVPSVDDLGVVATPDR; encoded by the coding sequence ATGGGTGTCCCCCAGAACGGGATCTTCGCCTTCGGCACGTCCGCCCACGGCTACTTCGAGCTGGACCTCGCGCCCGGAGCCGTCGCGGCGGACGTGGTCGCTGCCGTCGCCGACCACCTGCTGAGCGAGACCTCGATGCAGGCGGTCAACCTCGTGGCGGGGTTCCGGCCCGAGCTGTGGGCCACGGTGGCGCCCGGCCGGATGCCCGCCGAGGTCACCGGCTTCACCGAGCCGGTCGTCGGCCCCGACGGCTTCACCCTGCCCGCCACCCAGCACGACATCGGGGTGTGGATCTCAGGACCGGCGCCGGACGCGGTCTTCGACGGCGGCGTCGAGATCGTCACCGCACTCGCCGGCAAGGCCGTGCTGGTCGCCGAGACGATGGGCTGGTCCTACCACCGCGACTACGACCTGACCGGCTTCATCGACGGCACCGAGAACCCCAAGCAGTCCGAGGCCCCGAGCCGCGTCCTGGTCGCGCCGGGGGAGCCCGGCGCCGGCGGGTCCGTCCTGCTGCTGCAGCAGTGGGCCCACGAGACGGCCGACTGGATGAGCCTCGGCGTCACCGACCAGGAGGCCGTGATCGGACGCACGAAGGCCGACAGCGTCGAGCTCGACGACCGCCCCGCGACGTCCCACGCGGCGAGGACCGACCAGGACGAGTACGGCACGATCCTGCGCCGCAACACGGCGTACGGCACCGTGCTCGACCACGGCACGATGTTCGTCGGCTTCAGCGCCACCCGGTCCACCCTGCACGCGATGCTGCGCAGCATGGCCGGTCTGGACGGGCCGCGGGACGCACTGACCCGCTACACCCGTCCACTGACCGGCGCCTACTACTTCGTGCCGTCCGTGGATGACCTCGGTGTGGTCGCCACACCCGATCGGTGA